The proteins below are encoded in one region of Carcharodon carcharias isolate sCarCar2 chromosome 2, sCarCar2.pri, whole genome shotgun sequence:
- the LOC121288359 gene encoding histone H2B type 1-L-like encodes MSAMPDLAAATKGGASRKVSKQSLIKVTKKPPKKRRKSRKQSYSIYMYRCIASEASHLIHYNKRRTISAWEIQSVVRLMLPGELAKHAVSKGTKAVTKYTNSV; translated from the exons ATGAGTGCAATGCCTGACTTGGCGGCTGCGACAAAGGGCGGTGCGTCCCGTAAGGTGTCGAAACAGTCGCTgattaaagtcaccaagaagccgcCTAAGAAGCGGAGAAAATctcgcaagcagagctattccattTACATGTACAGG TGCATCGCCTCCGAGGCGtcgcacctcattcactacaacaagcgccGCACCATCTCGGCCTGGGAGATCCAGAGCGTCGTccgcctcatgctgccaggggaaTTGGCCAAACACGCCGTCTCCAAAGGCACCAAAGcggtcaccaaatacaccaactccgTTTAG